The Chryseobacterium oranimense genome contains the following window.
GCCGGAAGACTTTGTGTTTCTGGGGCTGCTTCCAAGTTATCTGGAGAAGCAGAATTCCTCTTTGATTTATATGGTAGACGATCTCATGAAAAAATCAGGAAAACCTGAGAACGGATATTTTCTTTATAACCATGCTGAGCTGTTTCAGCTTTTAAATGATTTGAAAGACAAAAAAGTTATTCTTTTCGGGGTGTCATTTGCTTTGCTGGACTTCCTGGATTCCGTTGAATCTACTGGGTCTTCAATTTCCGGATCCCAAAATCTGATTGTTATTGAAACCGGAGGAATGAAAGGCAGAAAAGAAGAAATGACCAAGGATGAGCTGCTGAAAATCCTGCAGAATGGTTTTAAAACTGAAAAGATTTATTCAGAATATTCAATGACAGAACTGCTTTCACAGGCATATTCCCTGGGAAATAATGAATACCAATCTCCAAACTGGATGAAAATACTGGTTCGGAATGCAGAAGATCCTTTTTCCTATGAAAAAGAGGGGCGGACCGGAGCTATCAATATTATAGA
Protein-coding sequences here:
- a CDS encoding acyl transferase: MKNIFNIRTEQDFLDASLAAFRYQYDHIEVYRKFVDFLKINPAEVDSLMKIPFLPIEMFKNHQILDRNATADLFFQSSGTTQMNLSKHFIADPELYEESISKSFEQFIGKPEDFVFLGLLPSYLEKQNSSLIYMVDDLMKKSGKPENGYFLYNHAELFQLLNDLKDKKVILFGVSFALLDFLDSVESTGSSISGSQNLIVIETGGMKGRKEEMTKDELLKILQNGFKTEKIYSEYSMTELLSQAYSLGNNEYQSPNWMKILVRNAEDPFSYEKEGRTGAINIIDLANIHSCCFIATQDLGKTLPGDKFQVLGRIDHSDIRGCSLLVS